The proteins below come from a single Macaca fascicularis isolate 582-1 chromosome 9, T2T-MFA8v1.1 genomic window:
- the MTPAP gene encoding poly(A) RNA polymerase, mitochondrial isoform X2: protein MFLDLDETRNLSTHKTSGNFLTEFQVKNVPSERIATQKILSVIGECLDHFGPGCVGVQKILNARCPLVRFSHQASGFQCDLTTNNRIALTSSELLYIYGTLDSRVRALVFGIRCWARAHSLTSSIPGAWITNFSLTMMVIFFLQRRSPPILPTLDSLKTLADAEDKCIIEGNNCTFVRDLNRIKPSGNTETLELLLKEFFEYFGNFAFNKNSINIRQGREQNKPDSSPLYIQNPFETSLNISKNVSQSQLQKFVDLAQESAWVLQQKDTDRLSVSNNQPWGLAAILLPTVPNRRSFTKKKRKRSANESVRNLLESLKSNRTANFTETNEKRTVSTQT from the exons ATGTTTTTGGATCTAGATGAAACCCGAAACCTCAGCACTCACAAG acCTCAGGAAATTTTCTGACGGAATTTCAAGTGAAAAATGTTCCTTCAGAAAGAATTGCAACTCAGAAGATCCTGTCTGTAATAGGAGAGTGCCTTGACCACTTTGGCCCTGGTTGTGTGGGTgtgcaaaaaatattaaatgctcGGTGTCCACTCGTGAGGTTCTCACACCAGGCCTCTGGATTTCAGTGTGATTTGACTACGAACAATAG gATTGCCTTGACAAGTTCTGAACTCCTTTATATATATGGTACCCTAGACTCAAGAGTGAGAGCCTTGGTGTTCGGTATACGATGCTGGGCTCGAGCACATTCGCTAACAAGTAGTATTCCTGGTGCATGGATTACAAATTTCTCCCTTACAATGATGGTCATCttttttctccagagaagatCACCCCCTATTCTTCCAACACTAGATTCCTTAAAAACCCTAGCAG ATGCAGAAGATAAATGTATAATAGAAGGCAACAACTGCACATTTGTTCGTGACTTGAATAGAATTAAACCTTCAGGGAACACAGAAACATTAG aatTACTACTGAAGGAATTTTTTGAGTACTTCGGCAATTTTGCTTTCAATAAAAATTCCATAAATATTCGACAG GGAAGGGAGCAAAACAAACCTGACTCTTCTCCTCTGTACATTCAGAATCCATTTGAAACTTCTCTCAACATAAGCAAAAATGTAAGTCAAAGCCAGCTGCAAAAATTTGTAGATTTGGCCCAGGAAAGTGCCTGGGTTTTACAACAGAAAGATACAGACCGACTTTCCGTATCAAATAATCAGCCCTGGGGGCTGGCAGCCATATTGCTACCAACTGTTCCGAACAGAAGGTCCTttaccaagaagaaaagaaaaaggtctgCAAATGAAAGCGTCAGAAACTTGTtagaatctttaaaaagtaacagaacAGCAAATTTCACAGAAACCAATGAGAAGAGAACAGTTAGTACTCAGACATGA
- the MTPAP gene encoding poly(A) RNA polymerase, mitochondrial isoform X1: MAVPGVGLLTRLHLCAQRRTRVQRPILRLLSCPGTVAEDLRRDEQPSGSVETGFEDKIPRKRFSEMQNERREQAQRTVLIRCPEKISEKKFLKYLSQHGPINNHFFYESFGLYAVVEFCRKESVGSLQNGTRTPSMAMETAIPFRSRFLSLKLKNQTSEQSCIQSSDQLPPSNRKLFEILCYAESIDDQLNTLLKEFQLTEENTKLRYLTCSLIEDIAAAYFPDCVVRPFGSSVNTFGKLGCDLDMFLDLDETRNLSTHKTSGNFLTEFQVKNVPSERIATQKILSVIGECLDHFGPGCVGVQKILNARCPLVRFSHQASGFQCDLTTNNRIALTSSELLYIYGTLDSRVRALVFGIRCWARAHSLTSSIPGAWITNFSLTMMVIFFLQRRSPPILPTLDSLKTLADAEDKCIIEGNNCTFVRDLNRIKPSGNTETLELLLKEFFEYFGNFAFNKNSINIRQGREQNKPDSSPLYIQNPFETSLNISKNVSQSQLQKFVDLAQESAWVLQQKDTDRLSVSNNQPWGLAAILLPTVPNRRSFTKKKRKRSANESVRNLLESLKSNRTANFTETNEKRTVSTQT; this comes from the exons GCTTTGAAGACAAGATTCCTAGAAAGAGATTCTCTGAGATGCAAAATGAAAGACGAGAACAGGCACAGCGGACTGTTTTAATACGTTGTCCAGAGAAAATCAGTGAAAAgaagtttcttaaatatttatcccAACATGGACCTATTAATAATCATTTCTTCTATGAAAGCTTT GGTCTCTATGCTGTTGTAGAATTTTGCCGAAAGGAAAGTGTAGGTTCACTGCAAAATGGAACTCGTACTCCAAGCATGGCCATGGAGACTGCAATTCCATTCAGATCACGTTTCCTCAGTCTGAAGTTGAAAAACCAGACTTCTGAACAGTCATGCATACAGTCGAGTGATCAGTTGCCACCTTCAAACAGGAAGCTCTTTGAAATACTTTGTTATGCAGAAAGT ATAGACGATCAGCTGAACACTCTCTTGAAGGAGTTCCAGCTAACAGAGGAGAACACTAAGCTCCGATATCTCACCTGTTCTCTCATTGAAGACATAGCCGCTGCATATTTTCCGGACTGCGTAGTCAGACCCTTTGGCTCCTCAGTCAATACTTTTGGGAAGTTAGGATGTGATTTGGACATGTTTTTGGATCTAGATGAAACCCGAAACCTCAGCACTCACAAG acCTCAGGAAATTTTCTGACGGAATTTCAAGTGAAAAATGTTCCTTCAGAAAGAATTGCAACTCAGAAGATCCTGTCTGTAATAGGAGAGTGCCTTGACCACTTTGGCCCTGGTTGTGTGGGTgtgcaaaaaatattaaatgctcGGTGTCCACTCGTGAGGTTCTCACACCAGGCCTCTGGATTTCAGTGTGATTTGACTACGAACAATAG gATTGCCTTGACAAGTTCTGAACTCCTTTATATATATGGTACCCTAGACTCAAGAGTGAGAGCCTTGGTGTTCGGTATACGATGCTGGGCTCGAGCACATTCGCTAACAAGTAGTATTCCTGGTGCATGGATTACAAATTTCTCCCTTACAATGATGGTCATCttttttctccagagaagatCACCCCCTATTCTTCCAACACTAGATTCCTTAAAAACCCTAGCAG ATGCAGAAGATAAATGTATAATAGAAGGCAACAACTGCACATTTGTTCGTGACTTGAATAGAATTAAACCTTCAGGGAACACAGAAACATTAG aatTACTACTGAAGGAATTTTTTGAGTACTTCGGCAATTTTGCTTTCAATAAAAATTCCATAAATATTCGACAG GGAAGGGAGCAAAACAAACCTGACTCTTCTCCTCTGTACATTCAGAATCCATTTGAAACTTCTCTCAACATAAGCAAAAATGTAAGTCAAAGCCAGCTGCAAAAATTTGTAGATTTGGCCCAGGAAAGTGCCTGGGTTTTACAACAGAAAGATACAGACCGACTTTCCGTATCAAATAATCAGCCCTGGGGGCTGGCAGCCATATTGCTACCAACTGTTCCGAACAGAAGGTCCTttaccaagaagaaaagaaaaaggtctgCAAATGAAAGCGTCAGAAACTTGTtagaatctttaaaaagtaacagaacAGCAAATTTCACAGAAACCAATGAGAAGAGAACAGTTAGTACTCAGACATGA